The proteins below are encoded in one region of Engystomops pustulosus chromosome 8, aEngPut4.maternal, whole genome shotgun sequence:
- the TOP3A gene encoding DNA topoisomerase 3-alpha → MTFQRSLFSFSSRLTRLAVRFCSQSYDNMSRSVQIQKVLCVAEKNDAAKGIADIMSSGRMRRREGFSKFNKIYEYEYHLFGRDVSVFMTSVSGHLLALDFQGHLKSWHSCNPVSLFDAEVEKFCPNDFLNIKKTLEREVRQCQALIIWTDCDREGENIGFEIIQVCKAVKPNLQVYRARFSEITPRSIRAACENLTPPDQNTSDAVDVRMELDLRIGAAFTRFQTLRLQKIFPSVLSSQLISYGSCQFPTLGFVVERFKAIQAFIPETFYKIKVTHEHEDGNVEFNWKRNRLFNHTACLVLYQMCMEDPTATVVQVGSKPKSKWRPVALDTVEMEKLVSRKLKIGAKETMKIAEKLYTQGFISYPRTETNIFPKDLNLTTLVEQQTHDPQWGGFAQRILERGGPTPRNGSKTDQAHPPIHPTKYTNSLQGNEQRLYEFIVRHFLACCSQDAQGQETTVEIDIAAERFFAHGLMIIARNYLDVYPYDKWNTKVIPVYEMSSRFQPTTVEMVDGETSPPQLLTEADLISLMEKHGIGTDATHAEHIETIKSRMYVGLTPEQRFLPGELGMGLVEGYDSMGFEMSKPDLRAELEADLKLICEGRKDKFTVLRQQVQKYKQVFIEAAAKATKLDEALSQYFGQAAQPVDAQEIYAETPLPVRKCPQCNRDMVLKTKRDGGFYISCLGYPSCKTSIWFPSSVLEVSRDESVCDVCRPHPVHKLKFKFKRGSVPPLMPLEFVGCIGGCDETLREVLDLKYLQGGNRAAPQSGPREGNHLHVNQSNNRMGNSRGGQSRQPPAKKEKAPKLVTPAVPVPRAASSENNEVVCNCGTNAVQLTVRKEGPNQGRPFYKCNGGNCNFFLWADQEGGASDSAPPLQNSGGRPSNSFTNPRESVGFRTGSGDMGAEGQATCMCNQPAVTRTVQKDGANKGRQFHTCSKPREQQCGFFQWADENIPPGGSGDFPTSFGGGPTAQRGPGTKSKRSDYNSSDRGPTAKKQRTCGICHQPGHNRTSCPQNR, encoded by the exons ATGACCTTCCAGAGAAGCCTCTTCTCATTCAGCAGCAGACTGACACGTCTCGCCGTCCGTTTTTGTTCTCAAAGCTATGACAATATGTCACGTAGCGTCCAAATCCAGAAAGTCCTATGCGTGGCCGAGAAGAATGACGCCGCCAAGGGGATCGCGGATATCATGTCCAGCGGGAGGATGCGGAGG AGAGAAGGATTCTCAAAGTTTAACAAGATTTATGAGTATGAATATCATCTTTTTGGAAGG GACGTCTCCGTCTTCATGACTTCGGTGTCTGGACATTTGTTGGCGCTGGATTTCCAAGGTCACCTGAAGTCCTG GCACAGCTGTAACCCCGTGTCCCTCTTTGACGCAGAGGTGGAGAAGTTTTGTCCAAATGATTTTCTGAACATTAAG AAAACTCTGGAGCGGGAGGTGCGGCAGTGCCAGGCTCTCATCATATGGACAGATTGTGATCGAGAAGGAGAGAATATCGGCTTTGAGATTATCCAAGTCTGCAAAGCAG TGAAGCCTAATCTGCAGGTGTACAGAGCTCGCTTCTCCGAAATCACCCCCCGATCCATCCGAGCGGCCTGCGAGAACCTCACCCCTCCGGACCAGAACACCAGCGACGCTGTGGACGTACGGATGGAGCTGGACCTTCGGATAG GCGCGGCGTTCACCCGCTTCCAGACCCTGCGCCTCCAAAAGATCTTCCCCTCGGTTCTGTCCAGTCAGCTCATCAGCTACGGGAGCTGCCAGTTCCCCACACTGGGGTTTGTAGTGGAGAGATTCAAAGCCATCCAGGCCTTCATTCCGGAGACCTTCTACAAAATCAAAG TGACTCACGAACATGAAGACGGAAACGTGGAGTTCAACTGGAAGAGAAATCGTCTTTTCAACCACACGGCCTGCCTGGTGCTCTACCAGATGTGTATGGAG gaTCCTACAGCTACAGTTGTTCAAGTTGGGAGTAAACCTAAGAGCAAATGGAGGCCTGTAGCGCTGGACACTGTG GAGATGGAAAAACTGGTTTCTAGAAAACTGAAAATCGGAGCCAAAGAAACCATGAAGATTGCGGAGAAGCTCTACACACAAGG ATTTATCAGCTATCCCCGCACAGAAACCAATATTTTTCCCAAGGACCTAAACCTCACTACGCTGGTGGAGCAGCAGACGCACGATCCACAGTGGGGGGGATTCGCCCAGCGGATCCTGGAGAGGGGTGGGCCGACTCCAAGAAATGGAAGCAAGACAGATCAGGCCCATCCCCCCATTCACCCCACTAAGTATACCAACAGCCTGCAG GGCAACGAGCAGCGCCTCTACGAGTTTATTGTGCGCCACTTTCTGGCCTGCTGCTCCCAGGATGCCCAGGGCCAGGAGACCACCGTGGAGATTGACATTGCCGCTGAGAGATTCTTCGCTCATGGACTGATGATCATTGCCAGGAACTATCTGGATGTCTACCCCTATGATAAATGGAACACTAAG GTTATCCCAGTCTATGAGATGAGCTCGAGGTTTCAGCCCACCACGGTGGAGATGGTGGATGGAGAGACCAGTCCTCCGCAGCTTCTTACAGAGGCAGATCTCATCTCCTTGATGGAAAAacatggaatcg GGACAGACGCCACTCACGCCGAGCACATAGAAACCATTAAATCCCGCATGTATGTGGGTCTCACGCCGGAGCAGAGGTTCCTCCCAGGAGAGCTGGGGATGGGGCTGGTGGAAG GGTACGACTCTATGGGCTTTGAGATGTCCAAGCCTGACCTTCGTGCTGAACTAGAGGCCGACCTCAAACTGATCTGCGAAGGCAGAAAGGACAAGTTCACCGTCTTGAGACAGCAGGTGCAGAAATACAAGCAGGTCTTCATAGAAGCGGCAGCCAAGGCCACCAA GCTGGACGAGGCGCTGTCTCAGTATTTCGGACAGGCTGCACAACCAGTGGATGCACAGGAGATTTACGCGGAAACGCCGCTGCCTGTACGGAAATGTCCCCAATGCAACCGGGATATGGTCCTGAAAACTAAGAGAGATGGAGG GTTCTACATTTCGTGCTTGGGGTACCCCAGCTGTAAAACGTCAATCTGGTTCCCTAGTTCGGTCTTGGAGGTGTCACGGGACGAGAGCGTGTGTGACGTCTGCAGACCCCATCCTGTGCACAA GCTCAAGTTCAAGTTTAAGCGCGGCAGCGTGCCCCCACTGATGCCTCTAGAGTTTGTGGGGTGCATCGGGGGCTGTGATGAGACCCTTCGAGAAGTGCTGGATCTCAAGTACCTGCAAGGAGGCAACAGGGCGGCCCCTCAATCCGGGCCCAGGGAGGGGAACCACCTGCATGTAAACCAATCCAACAACCGTATGGGCAACTCCAGAGGCGGGCAAAGCCGCCAGCCCCCGGCAAAGAAGGAGAAGGCCCCAAAACTTGTGACTCCTGCTGTCCCGGTACCCAGAGCGGCCAGCTCTGAGAATAATGAGGTGGTCTGCAATTGCGGCACCAACGCCGTGCAGCTGACTGTACGCAAGGAGGGGCCCAACCAGGGGCGCCCCTTTTATAAATGCAACGGAGGAAATTGCAACTTCTTTTTGTGGGCGGATCAGGAGGGTGGAGCTAGCGACAGTGCCCCGCCCCTGCAGAACTCTGGAGGACGACCATCTAATTCATTCACTAATCCACGGGAATCTGTAGGGTTCAGGACTGGAAGCGGAGACATGGGGGCTGAAGGTCAAGCCACTTGTATGTGCAACCAGCCCGCCGTCACACGTACGGTGCAGAAGGATGGCGCCAATAAGGGACGACAGTTTCACACGTGCTCCAAACCCCGGGAGCAGCAATGCGGCTTCTTCCAATGGGCAGATGAGAACATACCACCAG GAGGATCCGGTGACTTTCCAACCTCATTTGGAGGAGGCCCCACAGCGCAACGTGGTCCCGGCACAAAAAGCAAACGATCCGACTATAACTCTTCAGACCGAGGACCAACAGCCAAAAAGCAGCGGACTTGTGGTATCTGTCACCAGCCCGGACACAACAGGACCAGCTGCCCCCAGAACAGATGA